The Nitrospirota bacterium genome has a segment encoding these proteins:
- the pyk gene encoding pyruvate kinase, which yields MRKAKIVCTIGPASDQPEVLDRLIQAGMDAARLNFSHGTPESHRRAIKAVRAVAARLGAAVAIIQDLQGPRIRVGELAGGGMEVATGQRVVLVPDQAPSRGPLRPNEIPVTYPELSEDVQPGARVLIDDGLIALMVEQVAGGAVECRVVTGGRIRAHKGINLPGTRVRVPTLTEKDREDLRFGLAQGVDYVALSFVRGPDDVAEARKLIGACGADVPVIAKIERPEAIEALGPLLDEADGVMIARGDLGVEMGPEVVPVLQKRIIREANRRRRLVITATQMLESMTAHPSPTRAEASDVANAVFDGTDAVMLSAETARGQYPVEAVRVMDRIVRTAEAETGGRGAPGDERPAAGEGARSIPESICEAASRGAGATGARAIVAFSESGTTARLLAKQRPAAPIVAFTPSESVRQRMALYWGVLPRTMPRIMQADERVFQVERRLKEERLAAAGDRIVILSGTLVGQPGGTNAMKLHEVS from the coding sequence CCGGCCAGCGACCAGCCGGAGGTGCTGGACCGGCTGATCCAGGCCGGCATGGACGCGGCCCGGCTGAACTTCTCCCACGGCACGCCCGAGTCCCACCGCCGGGCGATCAAGGCGGTGCGCGCCGTGGCCGCCCGCCTGGGCGCGGCGGTCGCGATCATCCAGGACCTGCAGGGGCCGCGCATCCGCGTCGGCGAGCTGGCCGGCGGCGGCATGGAGGTGGCCACGGGGCAGCGGGTCGTCCTGGTTCCGGATCAGGCGCCGTCGCGCGGGCCGCTCCGGCCCAACGAGATTCCGGTCACCTACCCGGAGCTGTCGGAGGACGTGCAGCCGGGCGCCCGGGTCCTGATCGACGACGGGCTCATCGCGCTCATGGTCGAGCAGGTGGCGGGCGGTGCGGTGGAGTGCCGGGTCGTCACGGGCGGGCGGATCAGGGCGCACAAGGGGATCAACCTGCCCGGGACGAGGGTGCGCGTCCCGACGCTGACCGAGAAGGACCGGGAGGACCTGCGGTTCGGGCTCGCGCAGGGCGTGGATTACGTGGCCCTGTCGTTCGTGCGGGGACCGGACGACGTGGCCGAGGCCCGCAAGCTGATCGGGGCCTGCGGGGCCGACGTGCCGGTCATCGCCAAGATCGAGCGGCCGGAGGCGATCGAGGCGCTGGGCCCGCTGCTGGACGAGGCGGACGGCGTCATGATCGCGCGGGGCGACCTGGGCGTCGAGATGGGGCCGGAGGTCGTGCCGGTGCTCCAGAAGCGGATCATCCGGGAAGCCAACCGGCGCCGGCGCCTGGTGATCACCGCCACCCAGATGCTGGAGTCCATGACGGCGCATCCGAGCCCGACCAGGGCCGAGGCCTCCGACGTGGCCAACGCGGTCTTCGACGGGACCGACGCGGTCATGCTCTCCGCGGAGACGGCCAGGGGGCAGTATCCGGTGGAGGCGGTGCGGGTGATGGACCGCATCGTCCGGACGGCCGAGGCCGAGACGGGCGGGCGCGGAGCGCCTGGGGACGAGCGGCCCGCGGCCGGGGAGGGGGCCCGGTCCATTCCCGAGTCCATCTGCGAAGCGGCCTCCCGCGGGGCGGGGGCGACCGGCGCCCGCGCGATCGTGGCCTTCAGCGAGTCCGGGACCACGGCACGGCTGCTGGCCAAGCAGCGGCCGGCGGCGCCGATCGTCGCCTTCACTCCGTCCGAGTCCGTGCGGCAGCGCATGGCCCTCTACTGGGGCGTGCTGCCCCGCACGATGCCGCGGATCATGCAGGCGGACGAGCGGGTGTTCCAGGTCGAGCGCCGGCTGAAGGAGGAGCGGCTGGCGGCGGCCGGGGACCGGATCGTGATCCTGTCCGGCACGCTCGTCGGGCAGCCGGGCGGCACGAACGCCATGAAACTCCACGAAGTCTCATGA